One genomic segment of Ricinus communis isolate WT05 ecotype wild-type chromosome 5, ASM1957865v1, whole genome shotgun sequence includes these proteins:
- the LOC107260743 gene encoding polygalacturonase-like — translation MATPIFFFIFFALHMSISSFATTSYNVLSYGAKPNGLTDSTKAFLDAWAAACASTDSTMIYVPKGRYLLGSMSFKGGCKSRSITIRIDGTLVAPGDYRILGKASNWLSFEGVSGVSIVGGALDAKGSTLWACKAKGTNCPSGATTLSFTNSDNIKIKGLLSLNSQMFHIVIYRCENVNIEGIKVIAAGDSPNTDGIHVQLSNNVVIMNSVIKTGDDCISIGPGTKNLWIEGVRCGPGHGISIGSLAKDTEEEGVQNVTVKRTIFADTQNGFRIKSWARHSNGFVKRIRFIGAIMSNVQNPIIIDQHYCPHNINCPNQVSGIKINDVIYQGIRGTSATPVAIKFDCSSKFPCGGIRLHNVNLTYSNQAAQTFCVNVIGKRIGHVRPDGCL, via the exons atggCAACGccaatcttcttcttcattttctttgccTTGCACATGTCCATCTCCTCGTTTGCCACCACAAGCTACAATGTGTTAAGTTATGGAGCAAAACCGAATGGCTTAACTGATTCCACTAAGGCCTTCCTCGATGCTTGGGCTGCTGCCTGTGCCTCTACAGATTCGACGATGATTTATGTACCTAAAGGAAGGTATTTGCTTGGGTCTATGTCCTTCAAAGGTGGCTGCAAAAGCCGTTCTATCACCATTCGAATTGATGGCACTCTTGTAGCACCAGGGGACTATCGCATTCTAGGTAAAGCTAGCAACTGGCTTAGTTTTGAAGGCGTTAGTGGCGTTTCTATTGTTGGTGGAGCACTTGATGCTAAAGGATCAACCTTGTGGGCTTGCAAAGCCAAAGGCACGAACTGCCCTTCTGGAGCTACG ACACTGAGCTTTACCAACTCAGACAACATAAAGATCAAAGGCTTATTGTCACTAAACAGCCAAATGTTCCATATCGTAATTTATAGATGTGAAAATGTGAATATTGAAGGGATCAAAGTGATAGCTGCTGGAGACAGCCCAAATACAGATGGTATCCATGTCCAATTATCCAACAATGTTGTGATCATGAACTCTGTAATTAAAACTGGGGATGACTGCATCTCCATTGGCCCTGGCACTAAGAACTTGTGGATTGAAGGGGTCAGATGTGGTCCTGGCCATGGAATCAG CATCGGAAGCTTAGCAAAGGACACGGAAGAAGAAGGGGTGCAAAACGTGACAGTTAAAAGGACTATTTTTGCAGACACCCAAAACGGTTTTAGAATAAAATCATGGGCAAGACATAGCAATGGATTTGTTAAAAGAATTCGATTTATAGGTGCGATTATGAGTAATGTCCAAAACCCAATTATCATCGACCAACACTACTGTCCTCACAACATAAATTGTCCCAATCAG GTATCAGGTATAAAAATCAATGATGTGATATATCAAGGCATTCGAGGAACATCAGCTACACCGGTTGCTATAAAGTTTGATTGCAGCTCCAAATTTCCATGCGGTGGAATCAGGCTACATAATGTAAACTTGACCTACTCAAATCAAGCAGCTCAAACATTTTGTGTCAATGTGATTGGAAAACGAATCGGCCACGTTCGTCCTGATGGCTGTttgtga
- the LOC8283236 gene encoding uncharacterized protein LOC8283236 — translation MKATRRLVSLFVLLVAVLSIVEVKTANAAPSAAQCKEERRLGLNACKPVVYGRPPSPQCCQRIRVTHIECVCPVVTPKLAALIDVNRAIRVIEGCGRRVPRHFKCGSITTP, via the exons atGAAGGCAACCAGGAGATTAGTTTCCTTGTTTGTGTTGCTAGTTGCAGTGTTGAGCATAGTAGAGGTGAAGACAGCTAATGCAGCTCCTAGCGCTGCTCAGTgcaaagaagaaaggaggctTGGGCTTAATGCTTGCAAGCCAGTTGTGTATGGTAGGCCACCATCGCCTCAGTGTTGTCAGCGCATAAGGGTTACACATATAGAATGCGTTTGCCCTGTTGTCACCCCTAAATTGGCTGCTCTTATTGATGTTAACCGCGCCATTCGAGTCATTGAAGGTTGTGGCAGAAGGGTTCCTCGCCATTTCAAGTGCGGAA GTATCACAACTCCATGA
- the LOC8259403 gene encoding uncharacterized protein LOC8259403, whose product MARMGGGSLLMSIVLVAVMVYEARMVQGAGLSPSQCKQEQTLGVNACRDILLGKAPSPACCGRVRVSHVECICPAITPKLASLINVKQAIKLLQDCGRKVPRHFQCGSLNFP is encoded by the exons ATGGCAAGAATGGGAGGTGGTTCTTTATTGATGTCCATTGTTTTAGTGGCAGTGATGGTTTATGAAGCTAGAATGGTCCAAGGAGCTGGGTTAAGCCCTAGCCAATGCAAGCAGGAGCAAACCCTAGGTGTGAATGCATGCAGGGATATCCTGCTGGGGAAGGCACCATCCCCAGCTTGTTGCGGTCGTGTTCGGGTTAGCCATGTCGAATGCATATGCCCTGCTATCACTCCTAAATTGGCTTCTCTTATCAATGTTAAACAAGCAATTAAACTCCTTCAAGATTGTGGAAGAAAAGTTCCTCGTCACTTCCAGTGTGGAA GTCTAAATTTCCCTTAA
- the LOC8269478 gene encoding uncharacterized protein LOC8269478, which produces MDLEMLECVNNDLETKLIKAIIQDDKSQLFSLSTTSNNTSPISISKLLHLCCSFDSVNCATSLVNGSPTSVNEVDASGTSPLHAAAEAHASRCVEMLLRKRARTDLKTRDGHGLLPLELSLYRTRMDVIWDPDNHSIEELLVQLNEKDLTTIQLLSEKTKEIDDVAYACAVGGRVVDLAALLVVAPQKMNELILELHDADSNSKLKTTIYQCVIREALSCSTTATTTSLSAAKRKCSPTKSESDGKRKLLLCQIELLQLFGAVAQITCTDKKMMSPLIVASQAGDEAIIELLLKTNIDINDVDAEGNSALHWCLRTSKGSCSKQIKIMWLLLKHGAQVSQKNKLGLTAVHIASGNGNTQALKILLLEDPDSVNSKTETKETPLFFAVKNDCKDCAELLLHWGASTEVFNLRKQRPVDLAQSQDMRFLLNPTNISLTNSSLPIRQRYTAWLQGDEVISETCEELLTMKNESNTADRTCSNMKTAICKYFESPTGCVRGSKCFYAHAGEELRQMKERTDTIHSPPAWDLERKIFVGGLPPSVNSDLLQKLFGEKFGSVDDAIVIGVQAGDKIQSRGFGFVTFKHKESVSKAVEEHYVAIMGKQIEIKSAIPKYLLLAELQKSPRQREQGQTDQHLLQEQMLGENNTKGMVDWLIFGGKAEVDLLSGQMPNEKTEKNMPSYKTIEEAKSRQISWVDTLVSGQPKVDLNKSKIHKENIPKWLRTFKKWLPDFLQQVAKRDGEYALSSLKADFRSAFGLELDHASLGFSKLSDFMRSFPDLCRIMFVAIGRHKPANHMILLPNLPKSHSQRLQPLKMPRASSSDGKSEDAKGFQDQDVPLVSNKNDHLTDCSSKLPHQMPQENPGDTDKSTFLQFLKTDLIFHARSWLFGECDRSTDAVEGEEQMETFKGPRARPQERHMVLEALARKRKSSSVFFLREFDFYFKHRASVVQSRCFGCNRRTVLWANFPCQHLLWCANCRLEIILAASGFEHKCVVCDIIVQKIGLISPTEYHQPHVTEPRSINSLL; this is translated from the exons ATGGATCTG GAAATGCTAGAATGCGTCAATAATGACTTAGAAACAAAACTCATCAAAGCAATCATACAAGACGACAAGTCGCagctcttttctctttcaacAACCTCTAACAATACCTCTCCAATTAGTATCTCCAAACTCCTCCACCTCTGTTGCTCCTTCGATTCAGTCAACTGCGCCACGTCACTAGTCAACGGATCCCCGACGTCGGTGAACGAGGTAGACGCTTCCGGTACATCGCCGCTGCACGCGGCAGCAGAAGCTCACGCATCTCGTTGCGTAGAGATGCTGTTGAGAAAACGCGCCCGTACGGACCTGAAGACTAGAGATGGACACGGATTGCTTCCTCTGGAGCTGTCATTGTACAGAACCAG AATGGATGTGATTTGGGATCCAGATAATCACTCTATTGAAGAGTTACTTGTTCAGCTTAATGAAAag GATTTGACGACTATACAACTTCTGAGTGAGAAGACTAAGGAAATCGATGACGTGGCATATGCATGCGCCGTTGGCGGGCGTGTAGTGGATTTAGCTGCTTTGTTAGTTGTGGCGCCGCAGAAAATGAATGAGTTGATTTTGGAGTTGCATGATGCTGATTCAAATTCCAAACTGAAAACCACCATTTATCAGTGTGTAATTAGAGAGGCATTGAGCTGCAGTACTACTGCGACGACTACATCGTTAAGTGCCGCCAAGCGGAAGTGCTCTCCGACAAAAAGCGAGAGCGACGGGAAACGGAAGCTTCTCCTATGCCAGATCGAGTTGCTTCAGCTATTCGGCGCCGTTGCCCAAATCACTTGTACGGACAAGAAGATGATGTCGCCCTTAATCGTGGCGTCTCAG GCTGGAGATGAAGCCATTATTGAACTGCTTCTGAAGACTAACATAGACATTAATGACGTGGATGCCGAAGGGAACTCTGCTCTGCATTGGTGCCTCAGGACATCTAAAGGATCATGTTCAAAGCAGATTAa gaTTATGTGGCTGCTACTGAAGCATGGTGCTCAAGTAagccaaaaaaataaattgggACTAACTGCAGTCCACATTGCTTCTGGTAATGGTAATACACAGGCCCTTAAG ATCCTTCTATTGGAGGACCCGGATAGCGTCAACTCTAAaacagaaacaaaagaaacccCACTGTTTTTTGCAGTGAAGAATGACTGTAAGGACTGTGCTGAGCTTCTTTTGCACTGGGGAGCAAGCACAGAAGTCTTTAATTTGCG CAAACAAAGACCCGTAGACTTGGCACAGTCACAAGACATGCGTTTCTTGCTTAACCCAACAAATATCAGCCTCA CAAATTCTTCTCTTCCTATTCGACAGAGATATACAGCATGGTTACAAGGAGATGAGGTGATCTCAGAGACATGTGAAGAGCTATTGACCATGAAAAATGAAAGCAACACCGCTGACAG AACTTGCTCCAATATGAAGACAGCAATCTGCAAATACTTTGAATCTCCCACTGGATGTGTTAGAGGCAGTAAATGCTTTTATGCGCATGCTGGGGAGGAGCTTAGGCAGATGAAGGAGAGAACAGATACGATTCATTCGCCTCCTGCATGGGACCTGGAACGGAAAATTTTTGTAGGAGGCCTACCTCCTTCAGTTAATTCTG ATTTATTGCAGAAATTATTTGGGGAAAAATTTGGTTCAGTGGATGATGCTATAGTTATTGGAGTTCAAGCAGGAGACAAAATACAGTCTCGAGGGTTTGGTTTTGTCACCTTTAAACACAAAGAATCTGTTTCAAAAGCTGTTGAAGAACACTATGTTGCTATTATGGGAAAGCAAATTGAGATCAAAAGTGCTATTCCCAAGTATCTTTTACTAGCTGAGCTTCAAAAATCACCAAGACAACGTGAACAAGGACAGACTGACCAGCATCTACTACAAGAACAGATGCTCGGGGAGAATAATACAAAGGGGATGGTCGACTGGCTGATATTTGGTGGAAAGGCAGAAGTGGACTTGCTCAGTGGGCAAATGCCCAATGAGAAGACTGAAAAGAACATGCCTAGTTATAAGACCATAGAGGAGGCTAAATCAAGGCAAATTTCTTGGGTTGATACATTAGTCAGTGGTCAACCAAAGGTAGActtgaataaatctaaaatccaTAAAGAAAACATACCAAAATGGCTCAGAACTTTCAAGAAGTGGCTCCCCGACTTCTTACAACAGGTTGCTAAGAGGGATGGAGAATATGCTCTCTCATCTCTGAAAGCCGATTTCAGGAGTGCTTTTGGCCTAGAATTGGATCATGCTTCTCTTGGGTTCTCAAAGCTTAGCGATTTCATGAGATCTTTCCCAGACCTTTGTCGCATTATGTTTGTAGCTATAGGCAGACATAAACCTGCCAATCACATGATACTTCTGCCTAACCTTCCCAAGTCTCATTCTCAGCGACTTCAACCTCTAAAGATGCCAAGGGCTTCCAGTAGTGATGGTAAATCTGAAGATGCCAAGGGCTTCCAAGACCAAGATGTTCCATTGGTTTCAAATAAGAATGATCACTTGACTGATTGCAGCTCTAAGCTACCTCATCAGATGCCTCAAGAAAATCCAGGGGACACAGATAAATCCACgtttcttcaatttttgaaaacagACTTGATCTTTCATGCACGATCTTGGCTTTTTGGTGAATGTGATCGAAGCACAGATGCTGTTGAGGGAGAAGAACAAATGGAGACTTTCAAGGGACCGAGAGCCAGGCCTCAAGAGCGACACATGGTTTTGGAGGCCCTTGCCAGAAAAAGGAAGAGTTCATCTGTGTTCTTTCTTCGCGAGTTTGACTTTTATTTT